A genomic window from Phoenix dactylifera cultivar Barhee BC4 unplaced genomic scaffold, palm_55x_up_171113_PBpolish2nd_filt_p 000007F, whole genome shotgun sequence includes:
- the LOC103704559 gene encoding zinc finger CCCH domain-containing protein 24-like isoform X2 produces the protein MCGGPERLKTSPFPSPFQSPFTSQDNINNSSSLPSFDMKHLTIETGDNFSSLLELAANNDADGFKRSVDEEPSAVDEIGLWYGRKKGSNRMVLEPRTPLMVAATYGSIEVLRLILSLSSVDVNRCCGPDKTTALHCAASSGLANAVDAVKLLLSAGADANLVDANGHRPADVISVPPKLCEFKLALEELLGGSGGDPRCILRVSTSPSSSNSPPLSLSPVEGGSPSSDDSSASPTAGKFHDHPPVSPAAAASEKKEYPVDPSLPDIKNSIYATDEFRMFSFKIRPCSRAYSHDWTECPFVHPGENARRRDPRKYHYSCVPCPDFRKGACRRGDMCEYAHGVFECWLHPAQYRTRLCKDGPSCTRRVCFFAHTNEELRPLYVSTGSTVPSPRSSASAAMEMAAAMSLLQGSPSSVSVMSPTPFTPTMSPSSNGGGHSSLAWPQPNVPVLHLPGSNLQSSRLRTSLSARDMAVDELLMLSELEPQQQQQQQQQQQSLLSPIKTNGVFSPKAVDPQQALLQASLGVASSPGRMSPRGMEPVSPMSSRLAALAQREKLQQQLRSLGSSNSVPSMVGSPANSSWSKWGSPSGKVDWGVNGDELGRYRSSSSFELGGSTSGEEPDVSWVHSLVNPPELKDKHEANTSASNGGGAADASNSSTQMDGSDHAVLGAWLEQMQLDQLVA, from the exons ATGTGCGGTGGTCCGGAGCGCCTGAAAACCTCGCCGTTTCCATCTCCGTTTCAGTCTCCGTTTACCTCCCAAGACAATATTAATAACTCCTCCTCCTTACCATCGTTCGATATGAAGCATCTAACGATCGAGACCGGGGACAACTTCTCGAGCCTCCTCGAGCTAGCCGCCAACAACGATGCGGACGGCTTCAAGAGATCCGTCGACGAGGAGCCCTCCGCCGTCGACGAGATCGGCCTCTGGTATGGCCGCAAGAAGGGCTCCAACCGGATGGTGCTCGAGCCCCGGACGCCCCTCATGGTCGCCGCCACCTACGGCAGCATCGAAGTGCTTAGATTAATCCTCAGCCTCTCTTCCGTTGATGTCAACCGCTGCTGCGGACCCGACAAGACCACTGCTCTCCACTGCGCCGCCTCCAGCGGCTTGGCGAACGCCGTCGACGCTGTGAAGTTGTTGCTCTCTGCTGGCGCCGATGCTAACTTGGTCGATGCCAATGGCCACCGCCCCGCCGATGTGATCTCGGTCCCTCCCAAGCTATGTGAATTCAAGCTCGCCCTCGAAGAGCTCCTGGGTGGCTCCGGTGGTGACCCCCGGTGTATCCTCCGTGTGTCGACCAGCCCATCGAGCTCCAATTCGCCGCCGTTATCCCTGTCTCCCGTCGAAGGTGGATCGCCTTCGTCCGATGATTCATCCGCCTCCCCGACAGCCGGAAAGTTTCACGACCATCCCCCAGtttcgccggcggcggcggcgtcggAGAAGAAAGAGTACCCGGTGGACCCCTCCCTCCCGGACATCAAGAACAGCATCTACGCCACCGATGAGTTCCGGATGTTCTCTTTCAAGATCCGACCTTGCTCCCGGGCTTACTCCCATGATTGGACGGAGTGCCCCTTCGTTCACCCCGGGGAGAATGCTCGCCGGAGGGATCCGAGGAAGTATCATTATAGCTGTGTTCCTTGCCCGGACTTCCGGAAAGGCGCATGCAGGAGGGGGGACATGTGCGAATATGCCCACGGCGTGTTCGAGTGCTGGCTCCACCCGGCGCAGTATCGCACGAGGCTGTGCAAGGATGGTCCCAGCTGCACTCGCCGGGTCTGCTTCTTTGCTCACACGAACGAGGAGCTCCGTCCTCTATATGTTTCGACCGGCTCTACCGTGCCGTCTCCTCGGTCCTCTGCATCGGCGGCGATGGAAATGGCGGCGGCGATGAGCCTCTTACAGGGGTCCCCGTCTTCGGTTTCGGTGATGTCGCCGACCCCATTTACGCCTACTATGTCCCCGTCGAGCAACGGCGGAGGACACTCTTCTCTGGCCTGGCCGCAGCCAAACGTCCCTGTGCTGCATCTTCCAGGGAGCAATCTCCAGTCTAGCAGGCTTCGTACTTCTCTCAGTGCGAGAGACATGGCTGTAGATGAATTGTTGATGCTATCGGAGCTTGAaccacagcagcagcag cagcagcagcagcagcagcagagccTGCTGTCACCCATCAAGACGAACGGCGTCTTCTCCCCGAAGGCCGTGGATCCCCAGCAGGCTCTGCTGCAGGCCTCGTTGGGCGTTGCCTCATCCCCAGGCCGGATGTCTCCCCGCGGCATGGAGCCGGTCTCCCCTATGAGCTCCCGCCTCGCAGCTCTCGCCCAGCGGGAGAAGCTCCAGCAGCAGCTGCGCAGCCTCGGCTCCAGCAACTCTGTTCCTTCCATGGTGGGTTCGCCGGCGAATTCTTCTTGGTCCAAGTGGGGATCCCCATCCGGGAAGGTAGACTGGGGTGTGAACGGCGACGAGCTTGGCCGATACAGGAGCTCGTCTTCCTTCGAGCTCGGTGGTTCCACCAGTGGTGAGGAGCCTGATGTCTCCTGGGTCCACTCACTGGTGAACCCACCGGAGTTGAAGGACAAGCACGAGGCCAATACTTCGGCAAGCAATGGTGGCGGCGCGGCTGATGCTTCCAATTCAAGCACTCAAATGGATGGATCGGATCACGCAGTTCTTGGGGCCTGGCTGGAGCAGATGCAGCTCGATCAGCTCGTCGCCTAG
- the LOC103704559 gene encoding zinc finger CCCH domain-containing protein 24-like isoform X1, which produces MCGGPERLKTSPFPSPFQSPFTSQDNINNSSSLPSFDMKHLTIETGDNFSSLLELAANNDADGFKRSVDEEPSAVDEIGLWYGRKKGSNRMVLEPRTPLMVAATYGSIEVLRLILSLSSVDVNRCCGPDKTTALHCAASSGLANAVDAVKLLLSAGADANLVDANGHRPADVISVPPKLCEFKLALEELLGGSGGDPRCILRVSTSPSSSNSPPLSLSPVEGGSPSSDDSSASPTAGKFHDHPPVSPAAAASEKKEYPVDPSLPDIKNSIYATDEFRMFSFKIRPCSRAYSHDWTECPFVHPGENARRRDPRKYHYSCVPCPDFRKGACRRGDMCEYAHGVFECWLHPAQYRTRLCKDGPSCTRRVCFFAHTNEELRPLYVSTGSTVPSPRSSASAAMEMAAAMSLLQGSPSSVSVMSPTPFTPTMSPSSNGGGHSSLAWPQPNVPVLHLPGSNLQSSRLRTSLSARDMAVDELLMLSELEPQQQQQLNDFYFPSSPARLGSPLAGNRPGRPKTLVPSNLDDLFSAEISSSPRYNSDQGAVFSPTHKSAVFNQFQQQQQQQSLLSPIKTNGVFSPKAVDPQQALLQASLGVASSPGRMSPRGMEPVSPMSSRLAALAQREKLQQQLRSLGSSNSVPSMVGSPANSSWSKWGSPSGKVDWGVNGDELGRYRSSSSFELGGSTSGEEPDVSWVHSLVNPPELKDKHEANTSASNGGGAADASNSSTQMDGSDHAVLGAWLEQMQLDQLVA; this is translated from the coding sequence ATGTGCGGTGGTCCGGAGCGCCTGAAAACCTCGCCGTTTCCATCTCCGTTTCAGTCTCCGTTTACCTCCCAAGACAATATTAATAACTCCTCCTCCTTACCATCGTTCGATATGAAGCATCTAACGATCGAGACCGGGGACAACTTCTCGAGCCTCCTCGAGCTAGCCGCCAACAACGATGCGGACGGCTTCAAGAGATCCGTCGACGAGGAGCCCTCCGCCGTCGACGAGATCGGCCTCTGGTATGGCCGCAAGAAGGGCTCCAACCGGATGGTGCTCGAGCCCCGGACGCCCCTCATGGTCGCCGCCACCTACGGCAGCATCGAAGTGCTTAGATTAATCCTCAGCCTCTCTTCCGTTGATGTCAACCGCTGCTGCGGACCCGACAAGACCACTGCTCTCCACTGCGCCGCCTCCAGCGGCTTGGCGAACGCCGTCGACGCTGTGAAGTTGTTGCTCTCTGCTGGCGCCGATGCTAACTTGGTCGATGCCAATGGCCACCGCCCCGCCGATGTGATCTCGGTCCCTCCCAAGCTATGTGAATTCAAGCTCGCCCTCGAAGAGCTCCTGGGTGGCTCCGGTGGTGACCCCCGGTGTATCCTCCGTGTGTCGACCAGCCCATCGAGCTCCAATTCGCCGCCGTTATCCCTGTCTCCCGTCGAAGGTGGATCGCCTTCGTCCGATGATTCATCCGCCTCCCCGACAGCCGGAAAGTTTCACGACCATCCCCCAGtttcgccggcggcggcggcgtcggAGAAGAAAGAGTACCCGGTGGACCCCTCCCTCCCGGACATCAAGAACAGCATCTACGCCACCGATGAGTTCCGGATGTTCTCTTTCAAGATCCGACCTTGCTCCCGGGCTTACTCCCATGATTGGACGGAGTGCCCCTTCGTTCACCCCGGGGAGAATGCTCGCCGGAGGGATCCGAGGAAGTATCATTATAGCTGTGTTCCTTGCCCGGACTTCCGGAAAGGCGCATGCAGGAGGGGGGACATGTGCGAATATGCCCACGGCGTGTTCGAGTGCTGGCTCCACCCGGCGCAGTATCGCACGAGGCTGTGCAAGGATGGTCCCAGCTGCACTCGCCGGGTCTGCTTCTTTGCTCACACGAACGAGGAGCTCCGTCCTCTATATGTTTCGACCGGCTCTACCGTGCCGTCTCCTCGGTCCTCTGCATCGGCGGCGATGGAAATGGCGGCGGCGATGAGCCTCTTACAGGGGTCCCCGTCTTCGGTTTCGGTGATGTCGCCGACCCCATTTACGCCTACTATGTCCCCGTCGAGCAACGGCGGAGGACACTCTTCTCTGGCCTGGCCGCAGCCAAACGTCCCTGTGCTGCATCTTCCAGGGAGCAATCTCCAGTCTAGCAGGCTTCGTACTTCTCTCAGTGCGAGAGACATGGCTGTAGATGAATTGTTGATGCTATCGGAGCTTGAaccacagcagcagcagcaactcAACGATTTCTACTTTCCATCCAGCCCAGCTCGCCTCGGCTCGCCTTTAGCTGGGAACCGGCCTGGTCGTCCTAAAACCCTGGTACCATCCAACCTCGACGACCTCTTCTCTGCGGAGATCTCCTCATCCCCGAGGTACAATTCTGACCAGGGAGCTGTGTTCTCGCCGACCCACAAGTCAGCTGTTTTCAATCAgttccagcagcagcagcagcagcagagccTGCTGTCACCCATCAAGACGAACGGCGTCTTCTCCCCGAAGGCCGTGGATCCCCAGCAGGCTCTGCTGCAGGCCTCGTTGGGCGTTGCCTCATCCCCAGGCCGGATGTCTCCCCGCGGCATGGAGCCGGTCTCCCCTATGAGCTCCCGCCTCGCAGCTCTCGCCCAGCGGGAGAAGCTCCAGCAGCAGCTGCGCAGCCTCGGCTCCAGCAACTCTGTTCCTTCCATGGTGGGTTCGCCGGCGAATTCTTCTTGGTCCAAGTGGGGATCCCCATCCGGGAAGGTAGACTGGGGTGTGAACGGCGACGAGCTTGGCCGATACAGGAGCTCGTCTTCCTTCGAGCTCGGTGGTTCCACCAGTGGTGAGGAGCCTGATGTCTCCTGGGTCCACTCACTGGTGAACCCACCGGAGTTGAAGGACAAGCACGAGGCCAATACTTCGGCAAGCAATGGTGGCGGCGCGGCTGATGCTTCCAATTCAAGCACTCAAATGGATGGATCGGATCACGCAGTTCTTGGGGCCTGGCTGGAGCAGATGCAGCTCGATCAGCTCGTCGCCTAG